CAACGTTCTTACCCATCTCTTTTCCGTCTGATGTGTAATCCATCACATCATCGATAAGTTGAAAGGCGGTACCCAAATAGCGGCCGTAGTTCTGCATAGCCAACTCTATTTCTTTAGGCGCTTCTACAAGTAAAGCACCAATTTGAGTTGCCGCTTCAAACAGGCGAGCTGTTTTTGAATAGATAACCTGCATGTAGCTTTCTTCGGTAGTGTCAGGATCGTTACAGTTCATCAGTTGTTGAACTTCACCTTCCGCAATCACGTTTACCGCGTCGCTCATGACAGTCAAAATTGGCATGGAACCAAGTTGAGTCATCATTTGGAATGAACGAGTGTAAATATAATCGCCAACTAGCACGCTAGCTGCGTTACCAAATGCTGCGTTCGCTGTTTCTTTGCCGCGGCGCATATCTGATTCATCGACCACATCATCGTGCAATAATGTCGCCGTATGAATAAATTCAATAAAGGCGGCTGCGAGTGTATGTTTTGTCCCTTGATAGTCTAAAGCGCGTGCAGAAAGAACGGCAAGTAGAGGACGTAGACGTTTACCTCCGCTACTGACGATATAAAAACCAAGTTGGTTAATCAGTGATACATCTGAGTTTAATTGCGCTTGAATTGTTTCATTCACTTTTGCCATATCATTGGCAGTAAGCGCTTGGATAGCTTTAAAATCCATCGTAAATCCGGCTGAAGTTAGAGCCTTTATGGCGTTTAGTTCTTCGATAATTGTTGAATAATACACTAAAAAACGTTGATAAATACATGGTTGAAGGGCATGATCTCGCCACTTTTCTTTGGCGATTAGGTTTTCGCCAATTTTTTTAAATTATGGCTTGTCTTAAGGGCGTCCTTCGAGTAGAATCTGCGCCCTATTGATGATTAGTTTAGCGCACACCCAAAATGCACATTATGTAAGCATACGGCTGTGCGGAAAAAGCGGAGTAAAATATGTACGCTGTTTTCCAATCTGGTGGTAAACAACACCGTGTAAGCGAAGGTCAAACTCTTCGTTTAGAAAAATTAGACGTTGAAACTGGCGCAACTGTAGAGTTCGATAAAGTTCTTCTTGTTGCTAACGGTGAAGATGTTAAAGTTGGTGCTCCTCTAGTAGAGGGCGGTAAAGTTGTAGCAGAAGTTGTACAACACGGTCGTGGCGATAAAGTTAAAATCGTTAAGTTCCGTCGTCGTAAGCACTCTCGCAAACAGCAAGGTCACCGTCAGTGGTTCACGGAAGTGAAAATCACTGGTATCAACGCTTAAGTTATTAGGAGAGTCTAACAATGGCACACAAAAAAGCTGGTGGTTCTACTCGTAACGGCCGCGATTCTGAAAGTAAACGCCTTGGTGTTAAACGTTTCGGTGGTGAATCTGTTCTAGCAGGTAACATCATTGTTCGTCAACGTGGTACTAAGTTCCACGCTGGTAATAACGTTGGTATCGGTAAAGACCACACTCTTTTCGCTCTATCTGAAGGTAAAGTGAAATTTGAAGTTAAAGGTCCTAAAAACCGTAAATTCGTTAGCATCGAAGCTGAATAATTTTAGTTTCTAATGAATCCAAAAGCCCTGCCGTTAGGTGGGGTTTTTTATTTATTTGCGGCTTATAAAATTAGAGCCCATACCAAGGTACTCATCTGAGAGTAGCTTGTTATTTGTTCCATAGTAGTAAGCGATATGTCCTGAGTCGTCGGCTTCTGCTAAAATTAATAGCATTCTCAGTAGATGATATTGCAACGCAAATGATGCGGAGTAAAAAATGAAATTCGTTGATGAAGCGGTAGTGAAGGTTCAAGCTGGTGATGGCGGCAACGGTGTTGTTAGCTTCTGGCGTGAAAAATTCGTTGCCAAAGGTGGCCCTGATGGTGGCGACGGCGGTGATGGCGGCGATATTTATATCGAAGGCGATGAAAACCTTAACACCCTTATCGATTATCGTTTTCAGCGCTTCTATGACGCAGAGCGCGGTGAAAATGGTCGTGGCGGTAACTGTACTGGTAAACGCGGCAAAGACAAAGTTTTACGTGTACCGGTTGGTACGCGCGCGGTTGATATCCACACTAATGAGATTGTGGGTGAAGTTGCAGAGCATGGTAAACGTGTGATGGTTGCTAAAGGTGGCTGGCACGGTTTAGGTAACACTCGTTTTAAATCGTCAGTTAACCGTGCACCTCGTCAGAAAACCATGGGGACTAAAGGGGAAGTTCGTGAACTTCGTTTAGAACTATTGCTGTTAGCTGATGTGGGTATGCTTGGTTTACCTAACGCAGGTAAATCTACTTTTATCCGTTCGGTTTCAGCGGCAAAACCAAAAGTCGCTGATTATCCATTTACCACTTTGATCCCTAGTTTGGGAGTGGTAAGTGTAGTGCCAGAGCGTAGCTTTGTGGTCGCTGATATCCCTGGTTTGATCGAAGGGGCGGCAGATGGTGCAGGTCTTGGTATTCGTTTCTTGAAACACCTTGAGCGCTGTCGTGTACTGCTACATATGATCGACATTATGCCTGTGGATCAAAGTGATCCTGTGCAAAATGCATTAACGATCATTGATGAGCTTGAACAATATAGTGATAAGCTGGCAACTAAACCACGTTGGTTAGTGTTCAATAAAGTAGATCTTCTGCCTGAAGAAGAAGCGGATGAGATCATTCAAAACATCATCGATGCTTTAGGTTGGGAAGAAGATTACTACAAGATCTCTGCAATCAATCGTCAAGGCACGAAAGAGCTGTGTATGAAGTTAGCGAACTTCATGGATGAACTTCCTCGTGAAGTTGAACAAGAAGTGACTGCTGAAGAGTCTGTTGACTTTATGTGGGATGACTACCATAAAGATGCAATGGCTGGTGATAATGTTATCACTGAAGATGATTGGGATGATGAAGATTGGGATGACGAAGAAGATGATGGTCACGTCATCTATGTTCGTGAATAATCTTTACTCGTCTAATTAAGTCGAAGCCGCTGTCAGTTAATGACAGCGGCTTTTTTATATTTTGCGATCTCAATTGTTAGATTAAACCATCGTTGCTGTTTACCGATTGATATATCATCGGCTTTAATATGAATGAGATGATTAAATAGGAAAGGATTCAATGGCCTCTAGACAAAGAGCAGTTTCTCGGCTGATTGCTCATGCCGGAAAGATGCTACTTGCCCATGGAGCAGAGAGTACTCTGGTCGGTGATATTATGCGCCGGATGGGATTTGC
This DNA window, taken from Vibrio nitrifigilis, encodes the following:
- the cgtA gene encoding Obg family GTPase CgtA, with the protein product MKFVDEAVVKVQAGDGGNGVVSFWREKFVAKGGPDGGDGGDGGDIYIEGDENLNTLIDYRFQRFYDAERGENGRGGNCTGKRGKDKVLRVPVGTRAVDIHTNEIVGEVAEHGKRVMVAKGGWHGLGNTRFKSSVNRAPRQKTMGTKGEVRELRLELLLLADVGMLGLPNAGKSTFIRSVSAAKPKVADYPFTTLIPSLGVVSVVPERSFVVADIPGLIEGAADGAGLGIRFLKHLERCRVLLHMIDIMPVDQSDPVQNALTIIDELEQYSDKLATKPRWLVFNKVDLLPEEEADEIIQNIIDALGWEEDYYKISAINRQGTKELCMKLANFMDELPREVEQEVTAEESVDFMWDDYHKDAMAGDNVITEDDWDDEDWDDEEDDGHVIYVRE
- the rpmA gene encoding 50S ribosomal protein L27; the encoded protein is MAHKKAGGSTRNGRDSESKRLGVKRFGGESVLAGNIIVRQRGTKFHAGNNVGIGKDHTLFALSEGKVKFEVKGPKNRKFVSIEAE
- the ispB gene encoding octaprenyl diphosphate synthase produces the protein MDFKAIQALTANDMAKVNETIQAQLNSDVSLINQLGFYIVSSGGKRLRPLLAVLSARALDYQGTKHTLAAAFIEFIHTATLLHDDVVDESDMRRGKETANAAFGNAASVLVGDYIYTRSFQMMTQLGSMPILTVMSDAVNVIAEGEVQQLMNCNDPDTTEESYMQVIYSKTARLFEAATQIGALLVEAPKEIELAMQNYGRYLGTAFQLIDDVMDYTSDGKEMGKNVGDDLAEGKPTLPLLHAMRNGTPEQAAMIREAIEKANGMDRLEEILSAMDQAGSLDYTTNKAKEEADKAIAELSAIPDSEYKEALITLAHMSVNRTK
- the rplU gene encoding 50S ribosomal protein L21, with the protein product MYAVFQSGGKQHRVSEGQTLRLEKLDVETGATVEFDKVLLVANGEDVKVGAPLVEGGKVVAEVVQHGRGDKVKIVKFRRRKHSRKQQGHRQWFTEVKITGINA